The stretch of DNA cggtctaaccctgcgaatttcagatacagaagtgtatctggccagatctttcatgatctaaatcacgttaaggttttttcctttcggttttggccggaggaaaacaacccacgggccagttccaggtacatcttctggataaactctgacacgtggagcggagacaacagagggggaagacgaggacgaggacgaggacgaggacgaggatgaggatgaggacgaggacgagaattgggttggatcggaagcatcagaagggggaagcgaaatcgatgatgggagagggggagtggaagtaacagtgggttgagaagggaggcttgcaattttcttagagggggggcttggtaggatgagcggattcgtccccagaagaattatcttccttatgagggactcgtttatgttttttcccagatcttgtatgagattcattatcggagatctccatctctggagatcctccactatactccattttacaaagatttctgtcttatttttaatttattattgattttaacaataatctcaaaaaaaatagcaaaaaaaaatatgataataattgataataatattaaacaatgaacaaatgaattgaataataatattaataataaatatgtgtaccttaatataaaagatgttccaataatgcgctctactgccctaatcagggagagacagagggtacgcgctacggagacaacacaatagcgcaagaatagcttacggagccacgtggtgatgaatcccgtttgcgacagtcacgcgatgtcgatcccgttatgccgaatcagttcaacagccgcaatccggctcgctgcaagagcgctggttcctttgttccttcgttccacttaacaaaaggtcaggtcgaaagcggacagcaatgatcGTCACTCGTACTCGgacactcgtaccaatagcacaatagcaaaagtggcaacgcacaataccgacactgaacttcactcgtcaagagttggatagcgaatcattgctccaggttgggactagtgattttaatcccgatgctgcatattttaaaaactggctgcaatttcagcgccagcagttcagacctcaaagttcctatatctctcgatgttgtaaaataaggtggtactttcacctttttctctacatttactttctcggtagttggttcctcctcggtatggccatccaataaagcatagcggtttctttctgatattggctccttgccggtgtccgatcgatgccgtttgttggtgccatgtggtatagttagaacacacacacacctatagATTACACATACATATGAATCCCTACACTGTATATCACACACATACATCTTTAGATTTGTATTTACAAATTATCATGTACCGAATATCAATATAACGCCACCCTACGGTAGCTAACATAAAAGCATTACAAACATCCGCAATAGAACGGTCAGACCGAGATCGAAATACGATCTGTAACAATAACAAATGCAGAATCTGCGTTAGCATGCTATCTTTTGTTTAGCTTACTAAGATAAGCAACGATCGCTAaccatgggtgcgcgaagaaataaattgaacaagAAAATCAGTTGAAAACGGTCACTCATGAAGTCTGGTTTGAATACTAGATAATTGGCGCCCGAAAGTGAAAGTGTGAAAATTTAAGTGCAATCTGGAGGTACTGCAATCCAGATACAgtgcaattaaaaaaatactgcaTTGTTCTAATCCCAATCGGAAGCCGGGTGAAGGTCTCGTTAGTAGCAAGCCAGCGAAAGCGACAACGACATCACTCTGAGAGGAACAAGTAagttcaaaaaagaaaaaaatgtcgaCACCACCATCACTTGAAAGTTTGAACGCAGCAATCAGTGTCCTAGCACAACAAGTGACACAACTAAATAACCAAGTTAACCCAACGCCGGAAGCTAATTTCGCGCCATTAGAAATTAGAAACCCCACGACGGGGCACATTGCTCAGGTGTCGCACGAGGATCCGTTGGCTCTTCTAAAAACTATAAACGACTACGATGGAAACCCGAATCTCCTTAACCATTGGCTGAATAAAGCGAGGAGGAtcaaccaattttttttgcaacggaTTCGGATACTCAACAAAAACAGGGTCATTATTACACATTTCTGCTTGGACTAGAATCCAAAATTATTGGACCTGCACAGGAAGTGCTTGCAAAAAATAATTACGAAGCAAATTTCTCACTAATGGAGAAGTTACTTATTGAGGCGTTcggtgaaaaaaagaaaattgagcaTTTATTATATGAGATTATTACAGCGGAGCAACATGGAAAAAGTAATCACGAATTTTATGAATACATTATGACTCGACTAAACCAACTTATATCTTCTACAATTCTGAAATACGGCAATCAAAATGCAAAGCCATTAATTGAACAATACAAAATGCAAGCTGTATCGGCATATCTTCGTGGATTAAATGGCATAAATAGATTAATTATTACTGGGTATGACCCAAAGACACTTGACGAAGCATATCATCATGTAATTACAATGGAAGCTAACACAAGATTGAAGAACGAAATTACGAACGTTCCACAAGTACCAGCAAGAAATTATCAAAGAAGATCATCCAACCAACCGaataacaattttcaacaacaaaGACAAGATCAAAGATTTCAGTATCAACAACAAGGTACTTTATACCAACAACGACAACACCAACGAGATTTCCAACCGTTTCAAAGACAACAACACAGTTTTGAGCTACGAGAATTTCAACCATTTCAAAGACAACAACGAAGTTTTGAGCAACGAGAATTTCAACCATTTCAAAGACAACAACGAGGTTTTGAACAACGAGAATTTCAACCACATCAACTGCGAGATTTACAACAATTACAACAACAACGAGAAGT from Toxorhynchites rutilus septentrionalis strain SRP chromosome 3, ASM2978413v1, whole genome shotgun sequence encodes:
- the LOC129773870 gene encoding probable ATP-dependent RNA helicase ddx42, whose protein sequence is MSTPPSLESLNAAISVLAQQVTQLNNQVNPTPEANFAPLEIRNPTTGHIAQVSHEDPLALLKTINDYDGNPNLLNHWLNKYQQEIIKEDHPTNRITIFNNKDKIKDFSINNKVLYTNNDNTNEISNRFKDNNTVLSYENFNHFKDNNEVLSNENFNHFKDNNEVLNNENFNHINCEIYNNYNNNEKSNHSNNSNMRTNSSSNNFSVIES